In Prescottella soli, a genomic segment contains:
- a CDS encoding ABC transporter permease, which translates to MSASLANPGLALFVLCAVMVACTAVVYRIARLGNPMTAPWAAARGALQLAAVSLVLAAALGRLWSSFLVLAVMFVAAAFTAGRRAKAGRSAAWLSVALACGVGVVVPLMLVSGVVPLEGVAIVPIGGIVLGNAMTATALAAKRGLDAIDQRWGEVEAGLSLGFSVRDARMEVIGPAASDALLPGLDQTRTVGLVTLPGAFVGVLLATGSAVQAGAVQILVLVGLLLAQTCAVAVAIELVARGVVNRPGTHAVY; encoded by the coding sequence ATGAGTGCATCGTTGGCGAATCCCGGACTCGCGCTGTTCGTCCTGTGCGCGGTCATGGTCGCATGCACGGCGGTGGTGTACCGGATCGCCCGTCTCGGGAATCCCATGACCGCCCCGTGGGCGGCGGCCCGTGGGGCGCTCCAGCTCGCCGCGGTGTCGCTGGTCCTCGCGGCGGCGCTCGGCCGTCTGTGGTCGTCGTTCCTGGTCCTGGCCGTGATGTTCGTAGCGGCCGCGTTCACGGCCGGCCGCCGCGCGAAGGCCGGCCGGTCGGCGGCATGGTTGTCCGTCGCGCTCGCCTGCGGTGTCGGCGTGGTGGTTCCACTGATGCTGGTCAGCGGGGTGGTGCCGCTGGAAGGCGTCGCGATCGTGCCGATCGGGGGGATCGTGCTCGGCAATGCGATGACCGCGACCGCGCTCGCCGCGAAACGCGGACTGGACGCGATCGACCAGCGGTGGGGCGAGGTCGAGGCCGGACTGAGCCTCGGGTTCAGCGTCCGGGACGCGCGGATGGAGGTGATCGGCCCGGCCGCGTCCGACGCCCTGTTACCCGGGCTGGACCAGACCCGGACGGTGGGGCTGGTGACCCTGCCCGGGGCGTTCGTCGGCGTGCTGCTGGCCACCGGTTCTGCGGTCCAGGCGGGCGCGGTGCAGATCCTCGTCCTCGTGGGGTTGCTGCTGGCGCAGACCTGCGCGGTGGCGGTGGCGATCGAACTCGTGGCGCGCGGAGTGGTCAATCGTCCGGGGACACACGCGGTGTACTGA
- a CDS encoding alkaline phosphatase D family protein, giving the protein MFENSDTGVVSRRGLLRGSVVLAGAGVAAAATGRASAAVPAPGFVHGVASGDPLPDRVIIWTRITPSGDALPGSGVGQTVSLTWQVATDPGFANVVRAGAVDAGPDTDHTVKVDVTGLRPGTGYYYRFTALGQTSPVGRTRTAPATDADLGRLRFGVVSCSNWEAGYFASYRHLAERDDLDAVLHLGDYIYEYGRGEYGAKYGSVRPHNPAHEIISLADYRIRHAQYKTDPDLMALHAKVPFITTWDDHESADNSYDGGAENHDPATEGDWGARKAASARAYFEWMPVRSNAVPLYRRFRFGNLAELSMLDLRTYRSEQASSGAGWRNVDSPDRTITGRAQMDWLTSGIVTSPTQWKIVGNPVMIAPCAFPPLEDRTMAAITDMIGVPDAGIPYNTDQWDGYSADRRRLFDAITSNNVRNTVFLTGDIHTSWACDLPVDAADYPGAGTVGTEFVVPSVTSANIDDSLKVPPRTVSVAAEEAFKTFNHHARYVELDSHGYGVFEMNKQGAQMDWFFVNDPVDPHGTVRHAVSYRVADGTQQAQPVATPLDPAGYRPGTGA; this is encoded by the coding sequence GTGTTCGAGAACAGTGATACCGGAGTCGTGAGCCGCCGCGGACTGCTGCGGGGCTCGGTGGTGCTGGCGGGGGCCGGCGTCGCCGCCGCAGCCACCGGACGGGCGTCGGCCGCCGTCCCGGCGCCCGGATTCGTCCACGGCGTCGCGTCCGGCGATCCGCTCCCCGACCGCGTGATCATCTGGACGCGGATCACCCCGTCCGGCGACGCGCTGCCCGGTTCGGGCGTGGGGCAGACGGTGTCGCTGACCTGGCAGGTCGCGACCGACCCGGGTTTCGCGAACGTCGTGCGTGCCGGCGCGGTGGACGCGGGCCCGGACACCGACCACACCGTCAAGGTCGACGTCACGGGGCTGCGTCCCGGTACCGGCTACTACTACCGGTTCACGGCGCTCGGGCAGACGTCGCCGGTCGGCCGCACCCGCACCGCGCCCGCGACCGACGCGGATCTCGGACGGCTGCGGTTCGGCGTCGTCTCGTGCTCCAACTGGGAGGCGGGCTACTTCGCGTCGTACCGGCACCTGGCCGAGCGCGACGACCTCGACGCGGTCCTGCACCTCGGCGACTACATTTACGAGTACGGACGCGGCGAGTACGGGGCGAAGTACGGCTCGGTCCGACCGCACAATCCGGCGCACGAGATCATCTCGCTCGCCGACTACCGAATCCGTCACGCGCAGTACAAGACCGACCCGGACCTCATGGCGCTGCACGCGAAGGTGCCGTTCATCACGACGTGGGACGATCACGAGTCCGCGGACAACTCCTACGACGGCGGCGCCGAGAATCACGACCCGGCCACCGAGGGGGACTGGGGTGCCCGCAAGGCGGCGTCCGCTCGCGCGTACTTCGAGTGGATGCCGGTGCGGAGCAATGCAGTCCCGCTCTATCGCCGTTTTCGATTCGGCAACCTCGCCGAACTCTCCATGCTGGACCTGCGCACCTACCGGAGCGAGCAGGCCTCTTCCGGTGCCGGGTGGCGCAACGTCGATTCGCCCGACCGTACGATCACCGGTCGCGCGCAGATGGACTGGCTCACCAGCGGCATCGTCACGTCGCCGACCCAGTGGAAGATCGTCGGCAACCCGGTGATGATCGCGCCGTGCGCGTTTCCGCCGCTCGAAGACCGCACCATGGCGGCGATCACCGACATGATCGGTGTTCCCGACGCCGGTATCCCGTACAACACCGACCAGTGGGACGGCTACAGCGCCGACCGCCGCAGACTTTTCGACGCGATCACCTCGAACAACGTCCGCAACACGGTCTTCCTCACCGGCGACATCCACACCTCGTGGGCGTGTGATCTGCCGGTGGACGCGGCGGACTACCCGGGCGCGGGAACGGTCGGGACCGAGTTCGTGGTCCCGTCGGTGACGTCGGCCAACATCGACGACTCGCTGAAGGTTCCGCCCCGCACCGTGAGCGTCGCGGCCGAGGAGGCGTTCAAGACGTTCAACCATCATGCGCGCTACGTCGAACTCGACTCCCACGGCTACGGCGTGTTCGAGATGAACAAGCAAGGGGCGCAGATGGACTGGTTCTTCGTCAACGATCCGGTCGATCCGCACGGAACCGTTCGGCACGCGGTGAGCTACCGGGTCGCCGACGGCACCCAGCAGGCCCAGCCGGTCGCGACCCCGCTCGATCCCGCCGGCTACCGTCCGGGGACGGGCGCCTGA